The following are from one region of the Terriglobia bacterium genome:
- a CDS encoding TonB family protein produces the protein MFEDSLMESGGRIKTNQKWTGLISTLVQLGLVGFLVLLPLIFTEALPKGQLTTWLVAPPPPPPPPPPAAPQIQQHVQKVSEIVDGSLRTPSKIPKKVQMIEHEEAPQQNSGVVGGVVGGVPGGSAGGVIGGIIGSAAPPPKVATPQKLRVSSGVADGLKIHDVQPTYPQMARIAHIQGDVTLQATISKTGVIENLHATSGHPILIQAAMDAVKQWKYKPYILNGEPVEVETTIKVQFHM, from the coding sequence ATGTTTGAAGACAGCCTGATGGAATCCGGAGGCAGAATCAAGACCAACCAGAAGTGGACGGGGTTGATTTCGACTCTGGTGCAGCTCGGATTGGTGGGTTTTCTGGTACTGCTGCCCCTGATCTTTACTGAGGCGCTACCCAAAGGACAGCTGACGACGTGGCTCGTCGCTCCGCCTCCGCCCCCTCCACCGCCGCCCCCGGCTGCCCCACAAATTCAGCAGCATGTGCAGAAAGTCAGCGAAATCGTAGACGGGTCGCTCCGTACGCCCAGCAAGATTCCCAAAAAAGTTCAGATGATCGAGCATGAAGAGGCCCCGCAACAGAACTCCGGCGTAGTGGGTGGAGTGGTTGGCGGCGTGCCCGGCGGCTCGGCCGGAGGCGTCATTGGCGGAATTATCGGCTCAGCCGCGCCACCTCCAAAAGTGGCCACACCGCAGAAGTTACGCGTCTCATCTGGCGTTGCTGACGGACTGAAGATCCACGATGTACAGCCGACGTATCCCCAGATGGCCCGGATTGCCCACATTCAAGGTGACGTGACGCTGCAAGCAACCATAAGTAAGACTGGAGTAATCGAAAACCTTCATGCCACCTCAGGGCATCCAATTCTCATCCAGGCTGCGATGGATGCCGTGAAGCAGTGGAAGTACAAACCTTACATCTTGAACGGCGAACCAGTGGAAGTGGAAACAACGATTAAAGTCCAGTTCCATATGTAA
- the secF gene encoding protein translocase subunit SecF has protein sequence MEFFRNTNIDFLGKKWYFLSFSLIFSIAGILSMLFWHGIPLGVDFRGGTLVYVKFVNTPNVQTTRAALDKAGLHNATIQRYGNPVDNEVVIKLDLKETSEADLSKGKNQIINALETNPVPGKENINNSDRIGFTAVRDALLAADPLHAEPTEYDRQARRVLDFRDKEHGGVIKSMDDLKGVVPDAVLNALKQAFYTSDFGVRSADIVGPQVGSQLKKQATLAVLFSLVAMLVYLWFRFEMIYGVAAVVAVFHDTLITVGAFSLTNQEITLTVIAAILTLVGYSMNDTIVVFDRIRENVKIMRRESLAEIVNKSINQTLSRTILTSGLTFLTVLSLYLFGGEVLHGFSFALVVGIIIGTYSSIAVAAPMLVAYTEWRSKSSGRGAIPLPTQGAKGKVRVKV, from the coding sequence GTGGAATTTTTTCGCAATACAAATATCGATTTCCTGGGTAAAAAGTGGTATTTCCTCAGCTTCTCGCTGATATTCAGCATAGCTGGCATCCTTTCCATGTTGTTCTGGCACGGCATTCCGCTGGGCGTGGACTTCCGCGGCGGCACGCTGGTGTACGTGAAGTTTGTCAACACGCCAAATGTGCAAACGACCCGTGCTGCCCTGGACAAGGCCGGACTGCACAACGCGACGATCCAGCGCTATGGCAATCCCGTCGATAACGAAGTGGTGATCAAGCTGGATTTGAAGGAAACCAGCGAGGCCGATCTTTCCAAGGGCAAGAACCAGATTATCAACGCCCTGGAAACCAATCCCGTTCCGGGCAAAGAGAACATCAATAACAGTGACAGGATTGGCTTTACCGCCGTCCGGGACGCTTTATTGGCCGCCGATCCTTTGCATGCCGAGCCTACGGAATATGATCGGCAGGCACGCCGCGTGCTGGATTTCCGCGATAAAGAGCATGGCGGTGTAATTAAATCCATGGACGACCTGAAGGGCGTGGTTCCGGACGCCGTTCTGAATGCACTAAAACAGGCCTTTTACACCAGTGATTTCGGAGTTCGCAGCGCTGATATTGTTGGCCCTCAAGTGGGCAGCCAGTTAAAGAAACAGGCCACACTCGCTGTGTTGTTTTCACTGGTCGCCATGCTGGTGTATCTGTGGTTCCGGTTTGAGATGATCTACGGCGTGGCCGCGGTAGTAGCGGTTTTTCACGATACTTTAATCACAGTGGGAGCGTTCTCCTTGACGAATCAGGAGATAACCCTTACTGTTATCGCCGCGATTCTAACCCTTGTTGGTTACTCCATGAACGATACCATCGTGGTGTTTGATCGCATTCGAGAGAACGTAAAGATCATGCGGCGGGAGAGTCTGGCGGAGATTGTAAATAAGAGCATCAACCAGACGCTGAGCCGGACGATCCTGACTTCAGGACTTACATTCCTGACGGTGCTCTCGTTATATCTTTTTGGTGGCGAAGTACTTCACGGGTTTTCCTTTGCCCTGGTAGTCGGCATCATAATAGGTACGTATTCGTCGATTGCCGTAGCAGCTCCCATGCTCGTGGCTTATACGGAATGGCGTTCAAAAAGCTCAGGAAGAGGAGCAATTCCTCTTCCTACCCAAGGCGCGAAGGGCAAAGTTCGCGTAAAAGTATAG
- the secD gene encoding protein translocase subunit SecD, which produces MQKNLLIKTGIIVAILLIFVYGMLGPKLLSGAGFKAALLDRIHLGLDLKGGTHLILQVMVNDAVGAQSDHATEILKDELQKAKVNYADVGKLDNQPEKVVIKGVPLDASSTVRGIVSDRLPEYDVAAGPDNSWILTMKPQQLADLKDRTLEQSIEAIRTRVDSLGVSEPLIQKNGLGDNQILVQLPGVDDPGRVKEIIQSTARLELREALDHGQSYPTEAAALQAHNGILPANSVIMPSKPRRGEQEGGFIIVSRVPVVSGTDIRSADPGNKPDTNEPIVNFYLTAAAGKKFGVFTAAHSKDSADPSNLAIVLDNKVITAPSINGQINDSGIIEGGFTEESAKDLAMLLRSGALPASLHYLTERTVGPSLGADSIRAGVKAAIAGMTAVLIFMLIYYRGAGVNADLALILNLVILLGFMGFFGAVLTLPGIAGVILTVGMGVDSNVLIFERIREELRSGKAAAAAVDQGFDRAWTTILDTHVTTIVSALILFFVGTGPVSGFGLTLIFGLLANLFTAVFVSRVIFDAVLSRKGRGEALSI; this is translated from the coding sequence ATGCAGAAAAACTTACTTATAAAAACCGGAATCATTGTCGCCATCCTTCTAATTTTTGTTTATGGCATGCTGGGCCCCAAACTGCTTAGCGGAGCCGGATTCAAAGCGGCGCTTTTGGATCGTATCCATCTGGGTTTGGATCTGAAGGGCGGTACACACCTGATTCTTCAGGTGATGGTGAATGACGCTGTTGGCGCACAGTCTGACCACGCCACGGAAATTCTGAAAGACGAGTTGCAAAAAGCCAAGGTCAACTATGCCGATGTCGGCAAGCTGGATAACCAGCCGGAAAAAGTAGTGATCAAGGGTGTTCCCCTGGATGCGTCTTCAACCGTGCGCGGGATTGTAAGCGACCGCCTGCCGGAATATGACGTGGCTGCCGGGCCGGACAACAGCTGGATCCTGACCATGAAGCCTCAGCAACTGGCTGATTTGAAAGATCGCACGCTGGAACAGTCGATTGAGGCGATCCGCACCCGCGTGGACAGCCTGGGCGTGAGCGAGCCGCTGATCCAGAAAAATGGACTGGGTGACAACCAGATTCTGGTCCAGCTTCCCGGCGTGGACGATCCGGGACGCGTGAAGGAAATTATCCAGTCAACGGCGCGGCTGGAACTGCGTGAAGCGCTTGATCACGGCCAAAGCTACCCCACTGAAGCAGCGGCGCTTCAGGCCCATAACGGCATTCTGCCGGCGAATTCAGTAATCATGCCGAGCAAACCGCGCAGAGGCGAGCAAGAAGGCGGCTTCATTATTGTGAGCCGTGTCCCTGTGGTGAGCGGAACCGACATTCGCAGCGCCGATCCAGGCAATAAACCCGACACGAACGAGCCGATCGTTAACTTCTACCTGACGGCGGCAGCGGGCAAAAAGTTTGGGGTGTTTACCGCAGCGCATAGCAAAGACAGCGCCGATCCCAGCAATCTGGCTATTGTGCTGGACAACAAGGTAATTACGGCTCCTTCCATCAACGGGCAAATCAACGATAGCGGCATTATTGAAGGCGGATTTACAGAAGAGAGCGCTAAAGATCTGGCCATGCTGCTGCGCTCCGGAGCGCTGCCGGCCAGCCTCCATTACCTGACGGAACGCACCGTTGGTCCATCGCTCGGGGCCGACTCCATCCGCGCAGGCGTCAAAGCCGCGATTGCCGGAATGACCGCCGTCCTGATTTTCATGCTTATTTATTACCGTGGCGCAGGCGTCAATGCCGATCTGGCGTTAATTCTGAACCTGGTAATCCTGCTGGGCTTTATGGGGTTCTTTGGCGCGGTGCTTACGCTTCCCGGAATTGCGGGCGTGATTCTCACTGTAGGTATGGGCGTGGACTCCAATGTGCTGATTTTTGAACGCATTCGCGAAGAGTTGCGCAGCGGCAAGGCCGCTGCCGCCGCTGTGGACCAGGGCTTTGATCGCGCCTGGACCACGATTCTGGATACCCACGTCACGACCATTGTTTCCGCATTGATTCTGTTTTTTGTGGGCACTGGGCCAGTTAGCGGATTCGGTCTTACGCTGATTTTCGGCCTTCTGGCCAACCTGTTTACCGCGGTTTTTGTTTCCCGCGTCATTTTCGATGCTGTCCTCAGCCGCAAGGGGCGAGGCGAAGCTTTAAGCATTTAG
- a CDS encoding biopolymer transporter ExbD, which translates to MAISVRNEGVKVNSNINVTPMVDVMLVLLIIFMVITPMLQKGQSVDLAKATNPMPMPDADKEDAVIVAVMRDGQVFLDTQKVTPEELTQKVKDRVSSRTNKQVFVKADARAKYKGVVEVVDDVRSAGVDQVGLLTEQKRDANKPPQ; encoded by the coding sequence ATGGCCATAAGCGTTCGTAATGAAGGCGTAAAAGTAAACTCCAATATCAACGTAACCCCCATGGTGGACGTGATGCTGGTGCTGCTGATCATTTTCATGGTCATCACGCCCATGTTGCAAAAAGGCCAGTCAGTGGATTTGGCCAAGGCCACCAACCCCATGCCTATGCCGGATGCGGACAAGGAAGATGCCGTGATCGTCGCCGTGATGAGAGACGGTCAGGTGTTTCTTGATACGCAGAAGGTAACGCCTGAAGAGTTAACGCAAAAAGTAAAGGACCGCGTTTCCAGTCGTACCAACAAGCAGGTGTTTGTGAAAGCTGACGCGCGCGCCAAATACAAAGGGGTGGTCGAAGTTGTTGACGACGTCCGCTCCGCCGGCGTTGACCAAGTGGGCCTGTTGACTGAACAGAAGCGTGACGCCAACAAGCCACCGCAGTAG
- a CDS encoding MotA/TolQ/ExbB proton channel family protein: MLVANIATLMIVKAHMVAFWLLQAAGADDAGTIGWDPIHLWKQMSWVAQVVVVVLFIMSAWSIGVMIDRWIAFSAARKQSRQFAPVVAGALREGKLDEAIRVAERNKKSHLAKVVTAGLQEFKAHGESTEIPGEQIEASKRALERAEAIVHAELKRGLGGLATIGSTAPFVGLFGTVIGILNAFKKISEQKATGLGAVAGGISEALVTTALGLFVAIPAVMMFNYFTGKVEAFDVEMDNSSSELVDYFLKRSGATTVRR; encoded by the coding sequence ATGCTTGTCGCAAATATTGCAACTCTTATGATCGTCAAAGCGCATATGGTGGCCTTCTGGCTGCTCCAGGCAGCAGGCGCCGATGATGCCGGCACTATCGGATGGGACCCCATCCACTTGTGGAAACAGATGAGCTGGGTTGCCCAGGTCGTCGTGGTCGTTCTCTTTATTATGTCGGCGTGGTCCATTGGCGTCATGATTGACCGCTGGATCGCATTCAGCGCCGCCCGCAAACAATCCCGCCAGTTCGCTCCCGTGGTTGCCGGCGCCTTGCGCGAAGGCAAACTGGACGAAGCCATCCGAGTGGCGGAACGCAACAAGAAGAGCCATCTGGCCAAAGTGGTGACCGCAGGCCTGCAGGAATTCAAGGCCCATGGCGAATCCACGGAAATTCCCGGCGAGCAGATTGAAGCCAGCAAGCGCGCGCTGGAACGGGCGGAAGCCATTGTCCACGCTGAACTGAAGCGCGGCCTGGGCGGTTTGGCCACCATCGGATCCACAGCGCCTTTCGTCGGCCTGTTCGGAACGGTTATCGGAATTTTGAACGCTTTTAAGAAGATCTCTGAGCAGAAGGCCACAGGTCTGGGCGCGGTCGCCGGTGGTATTTCTGAAGCGCTGGTAACAACGGCTCTGGGACTGTTCGTCGCTATTCCCGCCGTGATGATGTTCAACTATTTCACCGGCAAAGTGGAAGCGTTTGACGTGGAAATGGACAACTCATCCAGCGAACTGGTTGATTACTTCCTGAAGCGGAGCGGTGCTACCACGGTGCGGCGGTAA
- a CDS encoding tetratricopeptide repeat protein, producing MNRTARLVTVIAVAAALLSTAGCNKLKARDQLNKGVQSFRGANYEEAIGHFQNAVSLDSDLKVAKMYLATAYAQQYVPGVETAENLRNAQLAIDQYKQVLATDPNNVTSLKGIAFLYMQQKKFDEAREYYKKAIAADPNDPETYYSVGVIDWSQTYKDAADVKSKEGLKVEDELKGKGSQKLCDQLKSKDGEVVDEGMKMLQTAIDKRQDYDDAMAYMNLLYRRKANDMTCDDAETRADYVKTANEWSDKAMAARKKKAEEASKKTSGGIVLDQPKSK from the coding sequence ATGAATAGGACCGCACGACTCGTGACGGTAATAGCCGTCGCAGCCGCGCTGCTGAGCACGGCGGGTTGCAACAAACTAAAGGCTCGCGATCAACTTAACAAGGGCGTTCAATCCTTCCGCGGCGCCAATTATGAGGAAGCGATTGGGCATTTCCAAAATGCCGTCAGCCTCGATAGCGACCTCAAGGTTGCCAAAATGTATCTCGCCACCGCTTATGCTCAGCAGTATGTGCCTGGCGTAGAGACAGCGGAAAACCTGCGTAATGCGCAGCTCGCCATTGATCAGTACAAGCAGGTGCTGGCGACCGATCCGAACAACGTCACCAGCCTCAAGGGCATCGCCTTCCTCTACATGCAGCAGAAAAAATTTGATGAGGCGAGGGAATATTACAAAAAAGCAATCGCTGCCGACCCCAACGATCCGGAAACTTATTATTCCGTGGGCGTAATTGACTGGTCCCAGACCTATAAAGACGCGGCAGACGTAAAAAGCAAGGAAGGCCTGAAGGTTGAAGACGAACTGAAGGGCAAAGGCAGCCAGAAGCTCTGCGATCAGTTGAAAAGCAAAGATGGCGAGGTTGTGGATGAAGGCATGAAAATGCTCCAGACAGCCATTGACAAGCGCCAGGACTATGACGACGCAATGGCCTATATGAACCTGCTCTATCGCCGCAAAGCGAACGACATGACCTGTGACGATGCGGAAACCCGGGCGGATTACGTAAAGACGGCCAATGAGTGGAGTGACAAGGCCATGGCTGCGCGCAAGAAAAAAGCAGAAGAAGCTTCAAAGAAAACCAGCGGCGGAATCGTGCTGGACCAGCCGAAATCGAAATAA
- a CDS encoding biopolymer transporter ExbD: MAMTTGGGGGGQTCDMNVTPLIDVLLVLLIIFMVITPLTPKGLEALVPQPPPPHQPETQTDRTVVVQVLLDNGKVKLKINQEDVAQENLQQRLTDIFKTRAERVMFVKGDPDVEFQNVAQVIDIARGTNVIDRIGLITAKIEAGQ; encoded by the coding sequence ATGGCAATGACAACTGGCGGAGGAGGCGGGGGGCAGACCTGCGATATGAATGTCACGCCGCTGATCGACGTATTGCTGGTGCTGTTGATCATTTTTATGGTCATCACGCCGCTGACGCCGAAAGGACTTGAGGCGCTGGTACCGCAACCGCCGCCGCCGCATCAGCCGGAAACCCAGACAGACCGCACCGTGGTGGTGCAGGTTCTACTGGATAACGGCAAAGTAAAATTGAAGATCAATCAGGAAGACGTAGCGCAGGAAAATCTGCAGCAGCGGCTGACTGATATTTTCAAGACGCGCGCAGAACGGGTAATGTTCGTAAAAGGCGATCCTGACGTTGAATTTCAGAATGTGGCCCAGGTGATCGATATAGCTCGGGGCACGAATGTCATCGACAGAATCGGTCTCATCACAGCAAAGATCGAAGCAGGGCAGTAA
- the hslV gene encoding ATP-dependent protease subunit HslV, which produces MPSKRSVNSATKQLAANKAKIRSTTVVCVRRGDSVVMAADGQVTLGEGVIKHTARKIRRLYSDKILAGFAGSTADAFSLFARFEAKLEQYHGNLGRAAVELAKEWRTDKMLRHLEALLLVADNTLTFLISGAGDVIEPDGGVAAIGSGGSYALAAARALIENTELPARKIAEEAMKIAGKICIFTNDNVTVEELSSVPEKAGTSAPAR; this is translated from the coding sequence ATGCCATCAAAGCGATCAGTAAATTCCGCAACAAAACAGCTTGCAGCCAACAAGGCAAAAATCCGCTCCACCACGGTAGTGTGCGTGCGCCGTGGCGATAGTGTGGTCATGGCCGCCGACGGCCAGGTCACGCTGGGCGAAGGCGTAATCAAGCATACGGCGCGCAAGATTCGCCGGCTTTATAGCGATAAGATTCTGGCCGGCTTTGCCGGCTCGACCGCAGACGCCTTCTCACTATTTGCTCGCTTTGAAGCCAAATTGGAGCAGTATCACGGCAACCTGGGGCGCGCGGCCGTCGAATTGGCCAAGGAATGGCGCACGGACAAAATGCTGCGCCATCTGGAAGCGCTGCTGCTCGTTGCCGACAACACTTTGACTTTCCTCATCAGCGGTGCCGGAGACGTAATTGAGCCGGACGGCGGCGTGGCCGCCATCGGCAGCGGAGGATCCTACGCGCTGGCCGCCGCCCGCGCCCTGATTGAGAACACTGAGCTCCCGGCGCGCAAGATCGCCGAAGAGGCGATGAAGATCGCCGGGAAAATCTGCATCTTCACCAATGACAATGTCACCGTTGAGGAGCTCTCGTCGGTTCCGGAAAAGGCGGGCACATCAGCCCCGGCACGTTAA
- a CDS encoding DUF3052 domain-containing protein — protein MAGYSGTPLIQKIGIKPGHRIILRNHPASFVKDLGKLPDGAQSADRLSGHANVIVYFTDRLAELQKDFARLSAALVPDGMLWIGWPKKASGRPTDLTEDIVRRVGLECGLVDIKVCAIDETWSGLKFVIRVKDRKSK, from the coding sequence ATGGCAGGCTATTCAGGAACGCCGCTCATCCAGAAGATCGGGATCAAGCCCGGTCACCGGATCATCCTGCGCAATCACCCAGCCAGCTTTGTTAAGGATCTGGGCAAGCTTCCTGACGGCGCGCAAAGCGCGGACAGGCTTTCTGGCCATGCCAACGTTATTGTTTATTTCACTGACCGGTTGGCCGAATTGCAGAAAGATTTCGCGCGACTCTCCGCAGCTTTGGTTCCCGATGGCATGCTGTGGATCGGCTGGCCCAAGAAAGCCAGCGGACGCCCAACCGATCTGACGGAAGATATTGTCCGCCGCGTGGGACTTGAATGCGGGCTGGTGGACATAAAAGTTTGCGCCATCGACGAAACGTGGTCAGGATTGAAGTTTGTGATTCGTGTGAAGGACAGGAAGAGCAAATAG
- a CDS encoding thioesterase yields MAKKVPLGIRGEAQETVEHKHTLHHHHDKLPPIYSTPNMIGLMEWAAANAMLPFLDEGEISVGTAINIEHRAPTTIGDLVKTEAVLESHNERFYIFRVTAHNGKAEIGRGTVTRAIVNPAKVAERHAKR; encoded by the coding sequence ATGGCAAAAAAGGTCCCTCTGGGTATTCGCGGCGAGGCGCAAGAAACGGTGGAGCACAAGCACACGCTCCACCATCACCATGACAAGCTGCCGCCAATTTATTCCACGCCCAACATGATTGGGCTGATGGAGTGGGCTGCGGCAAACGCCATGCTGCCTTTTCTGGATGAAGGCGAGATCAGCGTGGGCACGGCCATCAACATTGAGCACCGCGCGCCTACCACGATTGGCGACCTGGTAAAGACCGAGGCGGTGCTGGAGTCGCACAACGAGCGGTTCTACATTTTTCGCGTGACCGCGCACAACGGCAAGGCCGAGATCGGGCGCGGGACGGTGACGCGGGCCATTGTGAATCCGGCAAAGGTCGCGGAGCGGCACGCCAAACGTTGA
- the yajC gene encoding preprotein translocase subunit YajC, whose product MFLFQGGSAGGGLGIFLLLPLLFIFATFYFQQRKTKRWQEVLNSVKNGDRVTTSGGIRGLVIALKDDAVHLRVPPDNLRLEVAKASITSINREEEEKKPS is encoded by the coding sequence ATGTTTCTGTTTCAGGGCGGTAGCGCGGGCGGCGGCCTGGGCATCTTCCTGCTGCTTCCCCTGCTTTTTATTTTTGCCACATTTTATTTCCAGCAGCGCAAAACCAAGCGCTGGCAGGAAGTATTGAATAGCGTGAAGAATGGCGACCGGGTGACCACCAGCGGCGGAATCCGCGGACTGGTTATCGCGCTCAAGGATGACGCCGTGCATCTGCGAGTTCCGCCCGACAATTTGCGGCTGGAAGTGGCAAAAGCGTCAATTACCTCCATCAATCGTGAAGAAGAAGAAAAGAAACCATCGTAA
- a CDS encoding tRNA guanosine(34) transglycosylase Tgt, with product MLVSLPFTIQAQAGPARQSVIHTAHGPVETPAFMPVGTAGTVKAVPQDILEDLGAQIILGNTYHLYLRPGHELVRKLGGLHKFMSWERALLTDSGGFQVFSLSELRKVKEEGVSFRSHLDGTSHLFTPERSMEIQIALGADIVMAFDECTEHPAERERARESMEMTLRWAKRSKDYFEAHKHECPWSQQISAGQTTERTGSGHRDIGSSGHRKPDAPALFGIVQGGMYADLRRESAERTVELDFPGYAIGGLSVGESRAKTMEMIATVLELLPKDRPRYVMGVGYPEEIVQYAAMGVDMMDCVLPTRAARHGLLFTSEGRINIKNARYAQDQGPADPKCACRVCARYTRAYLRHLFVSAEPLAGVLNTVHNLAFYLDTMRSVRHAITLGDLSGILSGSVSLT from the coding sequence ATTCTTGTGTCCCTTCCCTTCACAATCCAGGCCCAAGCCGGCCCTGCCCGTCAGTCGGTTATTCACACCGCTCATGGCCCGGTAGAAACGCCTGCATTTATGCCAGTAGGCACAGCGGGAACGGTGAAAGCCGTTCCACAGGACATCCTTGAAGACCTTGGCGCGCAGATCATTCTGGGCAATACCTACCATCTGTATCTGCGGCCGGGGCATGAGCTGGTGCGCAAATTGGGCGGACTGCACAAGTTCATGAGCTGGGAGCGCGCTTTGCTAACCGATTCCGGCGGCTTCCAGGTGTTCAGCCTGAGCGAACTGCGCAAGGTGAAGGAAGAGGGCGTAAGTTTTCGCTCGCATCTGGACGGCACGTCGCACCTGTTTACGCCGGAGCGGTCGATGGAAATCCAGATAGCGCTGGGAGCCGATATTGTGATGGCGTTCGACGAATGCACCGAACATCCAGCAGAGCGCGAGAGGGCGCGAGAGTCGATGGAAATGACTTTGCGCTGGGCCAAGCGGTCGAAGGATTATTTTGAAGCACACAAGCATGAGTGTCCGTGGAGCCAGCAAATATCTGCGGGGCAGACAACTGAACGGACTGGATCGGGGCATCGGGACATCGGATCATCAGGACATCGGAAACCAGACGCGCCTGCCCTATTCGGCATTGTCCAGGGAGGCATGTACGCGGATTTGCGGCGCGAGTCGGCCGAACGGACAGTAGAGCTGGATTTTCCCGGTTACGCCATTGGCGGGCTGAGCGTGGGCGAATCGCGGGCCAAGACCATGGAAATGATCGCCACTGTGCTGGAGCTACTCCCAAAGGACAGGCCGCGCTACGTCATGGGTGTGGGGTATCCGGAGGAAATCGTACAGTACGCTGCCATGGGAGTGGACATGATGGACTGTGTGCTGCCCACGCGGGCTGCGCGGCATGGTTTGCTATTCACCTCTGAGGGAAGAATCAACATCAAGAACGCGCGCTATGCGCAGGACCAAGGCCCGGCCGACCCTAAATGCGCCTGCCGGGTCTGTGCGCGATACACGCGTGCTTACCTGCGGCATCTTTTCGTTTCAGCAGAGCCGCTGGCCGGCGTGCTCAACACGGTGCATAATCTCGCGTTCTACCTTGACACTATGCGTAGTGTGCGTCATGCTATAACGCTTGGGGACCTCTCAGGAATACTGTCAGGAAGTGTGTCCTTGACCTGA
- a CDS encoding helix-turn-helix domain-containing protein: MSALAVKTPEYAKLLAQILPGVIHSEDENDHFIAVLEKLEHRSSKWSKAEARLAELLTLLIENFEDKNYQLKASTPIEVLQELMESNDLKQKDLVDIFGAESTVSAVLNGKRDMTREHIKRLSKRFQVSPEVFF, from the coding sequence ATGAGTGCTCTAGCCGTTAAGACGCCAGAATATGCGAAACTACTCGCCCAAATCTTGCCGGGCGTTATCCATTCTGAAGATGAAAACGACCACTTCATTGCGGTCCTTGAGAAACTGGAGCATCGCAGTTCAAAATGGAGCAAGGCAGAAGCAAGGCTTGCCGAGCTGCTGACACTGTTAATTGAGAATTTTGAAGACAAAAATTATCAGCTTAAGGCGTCAACTCCAATTGAGGTTTTGCAGGAGCTGATGGAATCAAACGATCTGAAACAAAAGGACCTGGTTGACATTTTTGGCGCTGAAAGCACGGTGTCAGCAGTACTGAATGGCAAGAGAGACATGACGCGGGAACATATTAAGCGTCTCAGTAAGCGTTTTCAGGTTTCGCCGGAAGTTTTCTTCTAG